Proteins from a single region of Psychrobacter cryohalolentis K5:
- a CDS encoding Hsp33 family molecular chaperone HslO, which produces MTQDTQTPNAPEQNTDLMQDNDIRQRFFIEDSPVRGDVVRLSRSYATTIAQKPYPEALKRLLGEMLTAASLLIGTVKINGRLSIQLQSSDSDSLLNWAMAECDQNGIIRALASWKADTDEHVQAWNNMLHAKEAFAELGATGQGVLFINIQPDGGEPYQGIVERSHDNLADCLAHYQKQSAQIPTLINLASDGLQAGGILVQMLPRTAQETYEVEQNEDAGIDDDLWTRLSVLTRTLKAEELTTLDTNEILYRLYHEEKVVAPEPISLSFGCTCSREKCEMAIEQIGETEALDIVAEQNGTFEMDCGFCGEIYKFNEDDVAAIFAE; this is translated from the coding sequence ATGACCCAAGATACCCAAACTCCGAATGCTCCTGAACAAAATACTGATCTGATGCAAGATAACGACATTCGCCAACGCTTTTTTATTGAAGACTCTCCGGTGCGCGGTGATGTGGTGCGCTTATCGCGTAGCTATGCGACGACCATTGCGCAAAAGCCTTATCCTGAAGCACTAAAACGCTTACTCGGTGAGATGTTGACGGCTGCAAGTTTGCTGATTGGTACTGTTAAAATCAATGGTCGCTTGTCGATTCAATTGCAATCATCAGATAGCGATAGTTTGCTGAATTGGGCGATGGCTGAATGTGATCAAAACGGTATTATCCGCGCTCTTGCCAGCTGGAAAGCTGATACTGACGAGCACGTGCAAGCGTGGAATAATATGCTGCATGCTAAAGAAGCGTTTGCTGAACTGGGCGCTACTGGTCAAGGCGTATTATTTATTAATATCCAACCGGATGGCGGCGAGCCGTATCAAGGTATTGTTGAACGTAGCCATGACAATCTGGCAGATTGCTTGGCGCATTATCAAAAGCAATCGGCACAGATTCCAACGCTGATTAATTTGGCATCTGATGGTTTACAAGCGGGTGGCATCTTGGTGCAAATGCTGCCGCGTACCGCTCAAGAAACCTACGAAGTTGAGCAAAATGAAGATGCTGGTATTGATGATGACTTGTGGACACGATTGTCTGTATTGACGCGTACACTGAAAGCGGAAGAATTGACCACGCTTGATACCAATGAGATTTTGTATCGCTTATATCATGAAGAAAAAGTCGTTGCTCCTGAGCCTATCTCGCTATCGTTTGGTTGTACGTGTTCACGTGAAAAGTGTGAAATGGCAATCGAGCAAATCGGCGAAACAGAAGCATTGGATATCGTTGCAGAGCAAAACGGTACCTTTGAGATGGATTGCGGATTCTGCGGTGAGATTTATAAATTTAATGAAGACGATGTGGCAGCGATTTTTGCTGAGTAG
- a CDS encoding FAD-dependent oxidoreductase, whose product MSTETTFPITTATDAKGIVIIGAGLAGWHVIDAIRAKDKDVSITLITIDNGDRYHKPMLTMAISQNKQASDLVRATGADAAEAAQVTLLANTQVTDIDAAAQTVQLISALRSDPVYTNYATISYDKLVLAMGAHPIFPKSLPQDLVWHVNHIERFGQLQEKLAIGSQHVAIVGAGMVGTEIAEDLLKAGHEVTLIDLNDAPLSQMLPPKATARIAKAVQSQGINFLGGYQVSDVIRNDDGKLQVSYEPFAPNGEDTDAQSSEILIVDHVIASTGLTVDGKLPTAAGVEFNHRTGIVVDAPTLRTNTNNIYAIGDCMSINGVACRYVAPLRAQAATIADDVLGLEHSGYEHKPPMIRLKNKAISVMATGVPQANGNWQVTTETEDELIMNLLNDNNEVSATVTIKAPPIVSV is encoded by the coding sequence ATGAGCACAGAAACTACATTTCCTATTACTACAGCAACAGACGCCAAAGGTATTGTCATCATTGGTGCAGGTTTGGCTGGCTGGCACGTGATTGATGCCATTCGTGCCAAAGACAAAGATGTGTCGATTACTCTAATCACCATAGACAATGGCGATCGTTATCATAAGCCGATGCTTACCATGGCAATCAGCCAAAACAAGCAGGCATCAGACTTGGTACGCGCGACTGGCGCTGATGCGGCAGAAGCGGCACAAGTGACCTTACTTGCCAATACACAAGTCACGGATATTGATGCTGCTGCGCAAACGGTACAGCTTATCTCAGCGCTGCGCTCAGATCCTGTTTATACCAATTATGCAACCATCAGCTATGACAAGCTGGTCTTAGCGATGGGTGCTCATCCTATTTTCCCTAAGAGTTTGCCGCAAGATTTGGTATGGCATGTCAATCATATTGAGCGTTTTGGGCAATTGCAAGAAAAGCTTGCCATTGGTAGTCAGCACGTGGCGATTGTCGGTGCGGGTATGGTAGGCACTGAGATTGCTGAGGACTTGCTCAAGGCAGGTCATGAGGTGACCTTAATTGATTTAAATGATGCGCCGCTATCGCAAATGCTACCGCCAAAAGCGACAGCTCGTATTGCCAAAGCAGTGCAATCGCAGGGTATTAATTTTTTAGGCGGTTATCAAGTATCCGATGTCATACGTAATGATGACGGCAAGCTGCAAGTTAGCTATGAGCCATTTGCTCCTAATGGAGAAGATACAGATGCTCAGTCATCTGAGATATTAATCGTCGACCATGTGATTGCCAGCACGGGTCTGACCGTTGATGGTAAATTACCAACTGCAGCTGGAGTTGAGTTCAACCATCGCACTGGTATCGTGGTAGATGCGCCAACACTACGAACCAATACCAATAATATCTATGCGATTGGTGATTGTATGTCTATCAATGGTGTTGCCTGCCGTTATGTAGCGCCACTACGTGCGCAAGCAGCAACGATTGCTGATGATGTATTAGGTTTAGAGCATAGCGGTTATGAGCATAAGCCACCGATGATTCGCTTAAAAAACAAAGCCATCTCAGTGATGGCCACGGGCGTGCCGCAAGCAAACGGCAACTGGCAAGTAACCACTGAAACTGAAGATGAGCTTATTATGAATTTACTCAATGATAATAATGAAGTCAGCGCAACTGTTACTATTAAGGCGCCGCCAATTGTATCAGTGTAG
- a CDS encoding alpha/beta fold hydrolase, which translates to MLSPKPLETIHDLFATTRRPSDEQSAIDIGFQGDVYEELDKLDYIYVDELTEKSVNHTDIQPYQPLSLVGFFEGLAQLATMGVVEVTDIVEAIHREILLRPLGRFNKGNVERWQQGITGRIYGTVRQAMQLIGNNLASGLHLYNTVLKPKKVRLLPKNLRRMVNILNGVMGDHLITHQNPLAVSMVLYDTNNRVQSAVLSGRVIILCHGLCLSHLSWKVSGENNLAKTLMYSLPSSTVLYLNYNTGRRISSNGRSFAQVLQDLVENNPDITQIDLVGHSMGGLVSRSALFYGKEQGFSWVKRVSNLVTLGSPHHGASLEQIGHFVQDKIAKLPFAGSLAKLGDMRSAGIIDLRYGSIRDADWQALEGRSVLPADFRHPTHLPLHVNTYLVAAVMVETHFEFKTTSLLGDGLVSVESALGEHTEEHTLAVPEGHKAIFYGINHMNLIYSDRVHQQIIAWLLDDRLGDAHEAKYALNPRIYSYPETYEV; encoded by the coding sequence ATGCTCAGTCCAAAACCTTTAGAAACTATCCATGATTTATTTGCAACGACTCGGCGTCCTTCTGATGAGCAATCTGCTATCGATATAGGATTTCAAGGCGATGTCTATGAGGAACTGGATAAGCTTGACTATATCTATGTGGATGAGCTGACTGAAAAAAGCGTGAATCATACTGATATTCAACCGTATCAACCGCTCTCATTGGTTGGTTTTTTTGAAGGATTGGCACAGCTTGCGACTATGGGTGTGGTCGAGGTGACTGACATTGTGGAAGCCATCCACCGTGAGATATTACTGCGTCCTTTAGGGCGGTTTAATAAAGGAAATGTCGAGCGCTGGCAACAGGGTATCACGGGGCGCATTTATGGTACGGTACGTCAGGCGATGCAGCTGATTGGTAATAATTTAGCCTCAGGTCTGCACCTTTATAATACTGTTTTAAAGCCCAAAAAGGTCAGACTATTACCAAAGAACTTGCGGCGCATGGTCAATATCCTAAACGGAGTGATGGGTGATCATCTGATTACGCATCAAAATCCATTAGCAGTATCGATGGTGCTGTATGATACCAATAATCGGGTGCAAAGCGCTGTATTGTCAGGGCGCGTTATTATTCTATGCCATGGACTTTGTTTAAGCCACTTAAGCTGGAAAGTATCTGGTGAGAATAATCTGGCAAAAACGCTCATGTATAGCTTGCCGTCATCGACTGTCTTGTATTTAAATTATAATACAGGTCGACGTATCTCAAGTAATGGACGTAGCTTTGCTCAAGTGTTGCAAGATTTGGTTGAGAATAACCCAGACATCACCCAGATTGATTTGGTCGGTCATAGTATGGGCGGTTTGGTAAGCCGTAGCGCGCTGTTTTATGGCAAAGAGCAAGGTTTTAGCTGGGTCAAAAGGGTGAGTAATCTGGTGACTTTAGGGTCACCGCATCATGGCGCAAGTTTGGAGCAGATTGGGCATTTTGTCCAAGATAAAATCGCTAAATTGCCCTTTGCTGGGTCATTGGCAAAGCTTGGTGATATGCGCAGTGCGGGTATCATTGATCTGCGTTACGGTAGTATTCGAGATGCCGACTGGCAAGCGTTAGAGGGACGTAGTGTGCTACCAGCAGATTTTCGTCATCCTACTCACTTGCCATTGCATGTGAATACCTATCTGGTAGCAGCAGTGATGGTCGAGACCCATTTTGAATTTAAGACCACAAGTTTATTGGGCGATGGGCTGGTTTCGGTAGAGTCAGCACTGGGTGAGCATACCGAAGAGCATACGCTGGCAGTACCAGAGGGACACAAAGCTATTTTTTATGGGATAAACCATATGAACTTAATCTACAGCGATAGAGTACATCAGCAAATCATTGCTTGGCTCTTGGATGATAGATTAGGCGATGCACATGAAGCAAAGTATGCGCTGAACCCGCGTATTTATTCTTATCCAGAAACCTATGAGGTTTAG
- a CDS encoding fumarylacetoacetate hydrolase family protein, translated as MSQSPSISLVDTIAASVKDDASIATINDSVRESIGKVICVGRNYAEHARELGNEIPKSPILFMKPASSVVSVHNDIVRPNPALYGDTHYEAELCIQLAADLSAATIEQAKQAIGGVTLGLDLTLRDLQSKLKEKGHPWERAKCFDGACVLADWIDPQAFGDFCHVEYQLYINDELKQDGDSALMLFPVYELLAEISHAFSLQAGDVIMTGTPSGVGVLQAADTLTFKLRTHEWQVQVR; from the coding sequence ATGAGCCAATCACCATCTATATCCTTAGTCGATACAATTGCTGCCAGCGTCAAGGATGACGCGAGTATTGCCACCATTAACGATAGCGTACGAGAATCCATTGGCAAGGTCATTTGCGTTGGCCGTAACTATGCAGAACACGCGCGTGAGCTTGGCAATGAGATACCAAAATCGCCTATCTTATTCATGAAGCCAGCATCATCAGTGGTCAGTGTGCATAATGATATTGTCCGTCCAAATCCAGCGCTATATGGCGACACTCATTATGAAGCAGAGCTGTGTATTCAGCTGGCAGCCGACTTATCGGCAGCAACGATTGAACAAGCAAAGCAAGCGATAGGTGGCGTGACTTTGGGGCTTGATTTGACCCTACGTGACTTGCAAAGCAAGCTCAAAGAAAAAGGTCATCCATGGGAGCGTGCTAAATGTTTCGATGGTGCTTGTGTGCTTGCCGATTGGATTGATCCGCAAGCGTTTGGTGATTTTTGCCATGTTGAATATCAGCTCTATATCAATGACGAGCTGAAGCAAGATGGTGACAGTGCCTTGATGCTATTTCCAGTGTATGAGCTACTAGCAGAGATTAGCCATGCCTTTAGCTTACAAGCAGGCGATGTGATTATGACAGGTACGCCAAGCGGCGTTGGTGTATTGCAAGCAGCTGATACGCTAACATTCAAGCTTCGCACTCATGAATGGCAGGTGCAAGTTCGATAA
- a CDS encoding amino acid ABC transporter ATP-binding protein translates to MSDVSKWYGDFQVLSGCSAHVHKGDVVVVCGPSGSGKSTLIKTVNGLEPFQKGEIMVSGISVGAPKTNLPKLRSSVGMVFQHFELFPHLTIVDNLTVAQIKVLGRKEAEAKQKAMAYLDRVGLTAQAAKYPAELSGGQQQRVAIARALAMDPVAMLFDEPTSALDPEMIQEVLDVMVELTREGMTMMCVTHEMGFASQVANRIIFMDEGHIVENCSKDEFFESAKSDRAQMFLSKILNH, encoded by the coding sequence ATGAGTGATGTGAGCAAATGGTATGGTGACTTTCAAGTATTGTCTGGCTGTAGTGCCCATGTGCATAAAGGCGATGTCGTCGTCGTTTGTGGTCCATCGGGCAGCGGCAAGTCGACCTTAATAAAAACGGTTAATGGACTAGAGCCTTTTCAAAAAGGCGAGATTATGGTCAGCGGTATCTCCGTTGGCGCGCCAAAAACCAACTTGCCAAAATTACGTAGTAGTGTCGGTATGGTCTTTCAGCACTTTGAGCTGTTCCCGCATCTGACGATTGTTGATAATTTGACTGTCGCGCAAATCAAAGTATTGGGACGTAAAGAAGCGGAAGCCAAGCAAAAAGCCATGGCATATCTAGACCGCGTCGGACTAACGGCGCAAGCAGCAAAGTATCCAGCTGAGCTGTCCGGTGGGCAGCAGCAGCGTGTCGCGATTGCACGTGCGTTAGCAATGGATCCAGTGGCGATGCTCTTTGATGAGCCAACTTCAGCACTTGACCCTGAGATGATTCAAGAAGTGCTTGATGTCATGGTTGAGCTAACCCGTGAGGGCATGACGATGATGTGTGTTACCCATGAGATGGGCTTTGCCAGTCAAGTTGCCAATCGGATTATCTTTATGGATGAAGGTCATATCGTTGAAAACTGTAGCAAGGATGAGTTTTTTGAAAGCGCGAAAAGTGACCGCGCGCAAATGTTCTTATCAAAGATTCTCAATCATTAA
- a CDS encoding amino acid ABC transporter permease has translation MNYSWNWGVLFEQTGIGSELYIHWMITGLGWLLLIGSIAWAIAMVVGTIFGIMRTLPNKGARAIGTAYVTFFRNIPLLVQLFFWFYIAPGWLTPSIQEWWYKDLSPNTSAMLSASIGLGLFTAARIVEQVRTGIESLPQGQINAAYALGFSIPQAYKEVLLPQAFRIILPPLSSELTNCFKNASVASLVGVMELISQTKTISEYTQNSLEIYTYATIIYLVFNLSLIAIMGLIERKLRVPGLIAGSQK, from the coding sequence ATGAATTATAGCTGGAACTGGGGTGTGCTGTTTGAGCAGACCGGTATCGGTAGCGAGCTGTATATCCATTGGATGATTACTGGTCTTGGCTGGTTGTTATTGATTGGCAGTATTGCATGGGCAATCGCCATGGTGGTTGGTACTATTTTTGGCATCATGCGTACCTTGCCGAATAAAGGCGCACGTGCTATCGGTACTGCTTATGTGACGTTTTTCCGCAATATCCCTTTATTGGTACAATTATTTTTCTGGTTTTATATCGCCCCAGGTTGGCTCACGCCATCCATACAAGAGTGGTGGTATAAAGACTTGTCTCCCAATACCTCAGCCATGCTGTCAGCCAGTATCGGTCTTGGTTTATTTACCGCAGCTCGTATTGTTGAACAAGTACGTACTGGTATCGAGTCACTACCTCAAGGGCAGATCAATGCTGCCTACGCGCTTGGCTTTAGTATCCCGCAAGCCTATAAAGAAGTACTGCTGCCACAAGCGTTTCGGATTATCTTACCGCCACTGAGCTCAGAGCTGACCAACTGCTTTAAAAACGCCTCAGTTGCGTCTTTGGTTGGGGTAATGGAGCTGATCAGTCAGACCAAAACCATCAGTGAATATACTCAAAACAGTCTTGAGATTTATACCTATGCGACCATTATTTATCTGGTGTTTAATCTGTCTTTAATTGCCATTATGGGGCTAATTGAACGTAAATTGCGTGTGCCTGGGCTAATTGCAGGGAGTCAAAAATGA
- a CDS encoding glutamate/aspartate ABC transporter substrate-binding protein: MTYLLSTSISKPLTLVAFMALALAGCNNNSQTSNEATPADGATTEATANTNGTLDKIKESGTIVVGHRDSSIPFSYIADDPNQPIGYAHDLEMKVVEAVKQKLNMPDLKIRYNLITSQTRIPLVQNGTVDFECGSTTNNEERQKQVAFSNGFFEIGTRLLTKKDSGIQGFDDLKGKTLVTTAGTTSERYIREYNDDKKMNINVISAKDHGEGFLMLENGRADAFMMDDVLLAGEKAKAKNPDEWVIVGEPQSFEIYGCMMRKDDPEFKAVVDEALANVFKSGEINSIYDKWFLNPIPPKNVNLKFEMSDNLKALIANPHDSDQPKVATAQ, translated from the coding sequence ATGACTTACTTACTTTCTACCTCTATATCCAAACCATTAACGTTAGTTGCCTTTATGGCACTAGCTCTAGCAGGCTGTAACAACAATAGCCAAACCAGTAATGAGGCGACGCCAGCAGATGGAGCAACCACCGAGGCGACGGCAAATACCAACGGCACCTTAGATAAAATTAAAGAATCAGGCACCATCGTCGTCGGTCACCGTGACTCTTCCATTCCGTTCTCATACATCGCTGATGATCCAAATCAGCCGATCGGCTATGCTCATGATTTAGAGATGAAAGTGGTAGAAGCTGTCAAACAAAAGCTCAATATGCCAGATCTAAAAATCCGCTATAACCTTATTACCTCACAAACACGCATCCCATTAGTACAAAATGGTACAGTAGATTTTGAGTGTGGTTCAACAACCAATAATGAAGAGCGTCAGAAACAAGTCGCTTTTTCTAACGGCTTCTTTGAAATCGGTACGCGTTTATTGACCAAAAAAGATTCAGGTATCCAAGGTTTCGATGATTTAAAGGGTAAAACCTTAGTCACGACTGCAGGTACAACTTCAGAGCGTTATATTCGTGAATACAACGACGATAAAAAGATGAATATCAATGTCATCTCAGCAAAAGACCATGGCGAAGGTTTCTTGATGCTAGAGAATGGTCGTGCCGATGCCTTTATGATGGATGATGTATTGCTAGCAGGCGAAAAAGCCAAAGCCAAAAATCCCGATGAATGGGTCATTGTTGGTGAGCCACAATCGTTTGAGATTTATGGTTGTATGATGCGTAAAGACGATCCAGAATTTAAAGCCGTGGTCGATGAAGCACTAGCCAATGTCTTTAAGTCAGGCGAGATCAATAGCATCTATGACAAATGGTTCTTAAATCCAATTCCACCAAAAAATGTCAATCTAAAGTTTGAGATGTCAGATAACTTAAAAGCGTTGATTGCCAATCCACATGATAGCGATCAGCCAAAAGTAGCGACTGCGCAATAA
- a CDS encoding ABC transporter permease subunit (The N-terminal region of this protein, as described by TIGR01726, is a three transmembrane segment that identifies a subfamily of ABC transporter permease subunits, which specificities that include histidine, arginine, glutamine, glutamate, L-cystine (sic), the opines (in Agrobacterium) octopine and nopaline, etc.), with product MNMTELATAYPGLMGGMLTTLKVLFLAILGGLSLGTVLALMRLSGIKALEIPAKLYVNYFRSVPLLLVLLWFYFAVPMIYFWVAGKYLQLDTAFTSCVVAFMMFEAAYFSEVVRAGIQSIGSGQVNAAKALGMTYGQTMRLIILPQAFRKMLPLILQQCIILFQDTTLVFAIGLTDFFRAAYVRGELMGLLTPYILGAGAVYFIISLSASIGVQQVQKRLRF from the coding sequence ATGAATATGACCGAACTTGCAACTGCCTATCCCGGTTTGATGGGTGGCATGCTGACGACTTTAAAAGTATTATTTTTAGCAATCTTAGGCGGTCTCAGCTTAGGGACGGTATTGGCTTTGATGCGTTTGTCTGGTATCAAAGCACTTGAGATACCTGCAAAGCTATACGTCAATTATTTCCGTTCTGTGCCATTGCTGCTCGTACTTCTCTGGTTTTATTTTGCCGTACCGATGATTTATTTTTGGGTCGCTGGTAAATATCTGCAACTCGATACAGCTTTTACCTCGTGTGTAGTCGCCTTTATGATGTTTGAAGCGGCATATTTTTCAGAGGTGGTACGTGCGGGTATCCAATCTATCGGCAGTGGACAGGTTAACGCTGCCAAAGCGCTCGGTATGACCTATGGGCAAACGATGCGCTTGATTATTTTGCCGCAGGCGTTTCGCAAGATGCTACCGCTGATTTTGCAGCAATGTATTATTTTATTCCAAGATACGACATTGGTTTTTGCAATTGGCTTGACGGATTTTTTCCGCGCCGCTTATGTACGCGGTGAGCTGATGGGTTTATTAACGCCCTATATATTAGGAGCAGGCGCTGTTTATTTTATTATCAGTTTGAGTGCCTCTATTGGCGTACAACAAGTACAAAAGCGTTTAAGATTCTAA
- a CDS encoding PhoX family protein, which translates to MTLLNSKQPLAHEVVEDSNPTNNIDFQTIISRRLNRRSILKGGTGLTAAAFFGALPLVGCSDDDDSIPAKNNGNDAAVPAQGDLKRPETLKFTAVAHSTTETMSVAAGYKAEMILPLGTPLISGIDDWKDNREQSAESFEWRMGDNHDGMWFFGKKGSAYDPKASENGLLVMNHEYVNSSELSPFGYHVIQDNNAAPIFQNRRLASDVRREVNCHGVAVVEMKRRADGMGYEMVADSKYNRRLTSSSTAQLTGPVAGSDLVKTKFDPTGFQTRGINNNCGAGLSPWGTYLTTEENFLGVFARGQDASQLSAGHNYGRERYGATENFPGWEYLWHTPDAKDAKISDEFSRWDMTAASASAADDYRNGFNTFGYITEIDPFDQNSIPQKRTALGRFAHENCAYAPVEQGKPVVFYMGDDARGEYIYKFVSKATWSNADIGGGLKAGDKYLNEGTLYVAIFNENGRGEWKALIHGQNGLDVSNTVLPFHGQDEVLVFARAAADVVGATKMDRPEWVSVSPITGDVYVTLTNNKYRGVRDDQPLSAPNPRSYNTGGKARGNDNGHIIRWAEARGDHAATSFEWDIYLFAAPSDLSAENLSQLNDNNDFSSPDGLYFDPRGVLWIQTDDGAYTDTSSCMLLAALPGNISDGTLTTTSAGQQTRVGMPATNDNIKRFFVGPEGCEVTGITMAPDFKTLFINIQHPGNTWGAIAGGSTPRSATVMITREDGDVILAESFV; encoded by the coding sequence ATGACATTATTGAATAGCAAACAACCACTTGCCCATGAAGTCGTTGAAGATTCTAATCCGACCAACAATATCGATTTTCAAACCATTATTAGTCGTCGTTTAAATCGGCGTAGTATCCTAAAAGGTGGCACAGGATTAACAGCGGCGGCGTTTTTTGGCGCGCTACCTTTAGTCGGCTGTAGCGATGACGATGATAGTATTCCTGCCAAAAATAATGGCAATGATGCTGCTGTCCCTGCACAAGGTGATCTCAAACGTCCCGAAACTTTGAAGTTTACAGCAGTGGCGCATTCGACTACCGAAACGATGAGCGTGGCAGCAGGCTATAAAGCCGAGATGATATTACCACTTGGCACGCCGCTAATATCTGGTATTGATGACTGGAAAGACAATCGAGAGCAGTCGGCTGAGTCATTCGAATGGCGCATGGGTGATAATCATGATGGCATGTGGTTCTTTGGCAAAAAGGGCAGCGCCTATGACCCTAAAGCGTCAGAGAATGGGCTGCTGGTAATGAATCATGAGTATGTAAACAGTAGTGAGCTGAGTCCGTTTGGCTATCATGTTATCCAAGATAACAACGCCGCGCCCATCTTTCAAAATCGTCGACTTGCTAGCGACGTGCGCCGTGAGGTTAATTGTCATGGGGTGGCGGTGGTCGAGATGAAACGCCGCGCTGATGGCATGGGCTATGAGATGGTGGCTGATTCGAAATATAATCGCCGTCTCACGAGTAGTAGTACGGCGCAGTTGACAGGACCCGTTGCGGGTTCTGATTTGGTCAAGACTAAGTTTGATCCGACAGGCTTTCAGACTCGCGGTATCAATAATAACTGCGGTGCAGGTTTGTCACCTTGGGGCACCTATCTGACCACCGAAGAGAACTTTTTAGGGGTATTTGCCCGTGGGCAAGACGCTAGCCAATTAAGTGCTGGGCATAACTATGGTCGCGAACGCTACGGCGCAACGGAAAACTTCCCTGGTTGGGAATACTTATGGCATACCCCTGATGCTAAAGATGCCAAGATAAGCGACGAGTTTTCACGCTGGGATATGACCGCCGCTAGTGCTAGCGCTGCTGACGATTATAGAAATGGCTTTAATACCTTTGGCTATATCACCGAAATTGATCCTTTTGATCAAAATTCCATACCGCAAAAGCGCACAGCACTAGGACGTTTTGCTCATGAAAATTGTGCCTATGCCCCTGTTGAACAAGGCAAACCGGTGGTCTTTTATATGGGTGATGATGCTCGAGGGGAATATATCTATAAGTTCGTCTCCAAAGCCACATGGTCAAATGCTGATATCGGCGGTGGATTAAAAGCAGGTGACAAGTATTTGAATGAGGGTACGCTCTATGTTGCTATCTTTAATGAAAATGGCCGGGGTGAATGGAAAGCGTTGATTCACGGTCAAAATGGACTGGATGTCTCCAATACGGTCTTGCCTTTTCATGGACAAGATGAGGTGTTGGTCTTTGCTCGTGCAGCAGCAGATGTGGTCGGTGCCACCAAAATGGATCGACCAGAGTGGGTGTCGGTCAGTCCCATAACGGGCGATGTATATGTGACATTGACCAATAATAAATATCGCGGCGTACGTGATGATCAGCCACTTTCAGCGCCCAATCCGCGCAGCTATAATACTGGCGGCAAAGCGCGTGGTAATGACAATGGTCATATTATTCGCTGGGCAGAAGCAAGGGGCGATCATGCGGCAACCAGTTTTGAATGGGATATTTATTTATTTGCTGCGCCGAGTGATTTATCAGCAGAAAACTTATCACAATTAAATGACAATAATGACTTTTCTTCCCCCGACGGCTTATACTTTGATCCACGTGGCGTCTTATGGATTCAAACAGATGACGGTGCTTATACCGATACCAGCAGCTGTATGTTGCTAGCAGCGCTACCGGGCAATATCAGCGATGGAACCCTCACTACTACGTCAGCGGGGCAACAAACCCGAGTCGGCATGCCTGCCACTAATGACAATATCAAACGTTTCTTCGTCGGTCCGGAGGGCTGTGAAGTCACAGGTATTACGATGGCCCCAGACTTTAAAACCTTATTTATTAATATTCAGCATCCGGGTAATACGTGGGGCGCTATTGCTGGAGGTAGTACACCACGCTCAGCCACCGTCATGATTACTCGCGAAGATGGTGATGTCATACTGGCAGAGTCATTTGTCTAG